From Flaviflexus ciconiae:
GCTCGTCGAGAATCGCTACCGCCAGGGTTCCCGTTGTTGTGTGCGACTCTCCGTCTGAGGCAAACATGATCTCGTCTGTGCCGACTACGGGAGTGGTGGCACCTCCCTCAATGAAGCTGGCCTGTGGCGAGATTCCAACCCAGTCAGCCGTGTTGACAGACTCGAGGTAATGGAGTTCCTTGAGCTGGTTTTCTGGAATCGCGATCCACTCATCCGAGCCTGGTGCCTGTCGGATGTCCTCGATGAAATGGTGCCGGTCAGAGCCCGCGAAGAGCGAACCTGCTCCCAGAATGAAGACGAGCCGGGGCGTGCCTGATGCTGCGACGGAAACGAGATGCTGGGCAAGCACGACATGCTGATTTCCTTCTGCGGAGGCGAAGGCGACGGCGTTGACCACTGCGTCGAATTCTTGTAGGTCCTCGGCGGTGAGCTCGAAGCTGTCTTTCTCGAGTGCGACAACATCGCTTCCGAGGACCGCGCGTGCGCGTTCGATGCTCCGCACAATTGCGGTCACGTCGTGATTGCGTGCGAGTGCGTCGCGGTAAATGGCTGAACCGGCCTTGCCGCCAGCTCCGATGATGGCGATTTTCATGATGATCCTCGTTTCCTTCTTGCTCTCGAGCATTGCACTCCTCAGCATCGTTGGCAATGAATTTGAGGATGAAACAGCCCCGAGGACTGGTGTCGCTCGGGGCTGTTTACGCTCTCGGACAGTTGCAGTTCTTCACATAAAGATCGCTACTGTCCGGTGTTGAATGCTGCGCGTTCGAGGTCGGGGATACTGAGCTTCTTCATTGTCAGCATTGCTTCCCCGGTGCGTTTGGCTACCTCGGGATCGGGGTGGCTCATCAGTTCGATGAGACGGCGCGGTACGACCTGCCAGGAAACACCGTAGCGATCCTTCAGCCACCCGCACTCCGATTCTTCGCCACCGTCGGTGAGGCTATTCCAGTAGTGGTCGACCTCGTCTTGGGTGGTGCAGTCAATCTGGAACGAGATGGCCTCGTTGAATTGGAAGTGCGGGCCGCCATTGAGGGCCGTGTAGCTGTTGCCGTCGAGTTCGAACTCGACGGTGAGGACGTTACCGGCCTGCTGGCTCGGATTGTCCATGGGGGAAATCTGCTGAGAGATAATGCGTGAGTTCGGGAAAATACTGCAGTAGAAATCAGCCGCCTCTTCCGCAGTCATGTCGAACCACAGGCAGGGAACAATGCTCGGCATATCGAGCTCCTCGTTTTTATGCGTTAG
This genomic window contains:
- a CDS encoding NAD(P)-dependent oxidoreductase; its protein translation is MLESKKETRIIMKIAIIGAGGKAGSAIYRDALARNHDVTAIVRSIERARAVLGSDVVALEKDSFELTAEDLQEFDAVVNAVAFASAEGNQHVVLAQHLVSVAASGTPRLVFILGAGSLFAGSDRHHFIEDIRQAPGSDEWIAIPENQLKELHYLESVNTADWVGISPQASFIEGGATTPVVGTDEIMFASDGESHTTTGTLAVAILDELENPTRRRVRFTVGDE
- a CDS encoding VOC family protein, encoding MPSIVPCLWFDMTAEEAADFYCSIFPNSRIISQQISPMDNPSQQAGNVLTVEFELDGNSYTALNGGPHFQFNEAISFQIDCTTQDEVDHYWNSLTDGGEESECGWLKDRYGVSWQVVPRRLIELMSHPDPEVAKRTGEAMLTMKKLSIPDLERAAFNTGQ